A stretch of Trueperaceae bacterium DNA encodes these proteins:
- a CDS encoding cytochrome b/b6 domain-containing protein: MTRLAEEYTLAQQRLHWLSALLILAMFPMGLVMARTEAADVRAALYAAHLIDGVVIAVLSAIRMVLARRRPVAPPPGLPRWNEALNGAVHALALLVPLVLALSGAAALIANGLMPAVLQPGATIPAVLEDVRAQTAHRLLAYGYLALLGVHVVGVMRYQFTKGDVMRRMGVWGFPGVSTATGRKTRGGSQA; encoded by the coding sequence ATGACCAGACTCGCGGAAGAGTACACCCTCGCACAGCAGCGGCTTCACTGGCTCAGCGCCCTGCTGATCCTCGCCATGTTCCCCATGGGCCTCGTGATGGCGCGCACCGAAGCCGCGGACGTCCGCGCCGCGCTGTACGCCGCCCACCTCATCGACGGGGTCGTCATCGCCGTCCTGTCCGCCATACGCATGGTGCTCGCCAGGCGCAGACCCGTGGCGCCGCCGCCGGGCCTGCCGCGCTGGAACGAGGCACTCAACGGTGCCGTCCACGCCCTGGCGCTGCTCGTTCCGCTCGTCCTCGCCCTCAGCGGAGCCGCGGCCCTGATCGCCAACGGGCTCATGCCCGCGGTGCTCCAGCCCGGCGCCACCATCCCCGCCGTGCTCGAGGACGTCCGCGCCCAGACGGCGCACCGGCTCCTCGCCTACGGCTACCTAGCGCTTCTCGGCGTCCATGTCGTGGGGGTGATGCGCTACCAGTTCACCAAGGGCGACGTCATGCGGCGCATGGGTGTCTGGGGCTTCCCGGGGGTGAGCACCGCCACGGGCCGCAAGACGCGTGGCGGGTCGCAGGCCTGA
- a CDS encoding MarR family transcriptional regulator encodes MPSSSTSYAPGRGPAPAREAATLTRRRSLGYQANHLARLLAHNIRIELEPLGVVPGQLAQLLALYEEDGLTQTELCRRVQIDQSTMTHTLKRMERDGLVTRSQDPADRRQVIVSLADRAIEIEEEVVRATGRVNAMAFGDLSDAEVDHLLTTFTKLIANLEAAPSGAASSGREA; translated from the coding sequence ATGCCAAGTTCTTCAACCTCCTACGCTCCCGGCCGCGGCCCGGCGCCGGCGCGTGAAGCCGCCACGCTCACGCGGCGACGCTCCCTCGGGTACCAGGCCAACCACCTCGCCAGGCTCCTCGCTCACAACATCCGGATCGAGCTCGAGCCGCTGGGCGTCGTCCCCGGTCAGCTCGCCCAGCTACTCGCCCTCTACGAGGAGGACGGGCTCACGCAGACCGAACTCTGCCGGCGCGTCCAGATCGATCAGTCGACGATGACCCACACGCTCAAGCGCATGGAGCGCGACGGTCTCGTGACCCGCAGCCAAGACCCCGCCGACCGCCGCCAGGTGATCGTCAGCCTCGCCGACCGCGCTATAGAGATCGAGGAGGAGGTGGTGCGCGCCACGGGGCGCGTGAACGCCATGGCCTTCGGCGACCTGAGCGACGCCGAGGTCGACCACCTGCTGACCACGTTCACCAAGTTGATAGCCAACCTCGAGGCAGCGCCCAGCGGCGCTGCCTCATCGGGAAGGGAAGCGTGA